A window from Pseudobutyrivibrio ruminis HUN009 encodes these proteins:
- the fliG gene encoding flagellar motor switch protein FliG translates to MATEDLNGVQKAAILLIALGPEKSAQIFKHLKEEEIEELTLEIANTRSISPALKEEVIEEFYQVCLAQQYIAEGGIGYAKELLEKALGDDRAQDVITKLTASLQVRPFEFIRKTEPSQVLNFIQDEHPQTIAMILSYLSAGQASLIIGALPPEKQADVAKRIAMMDRTSPEVIKEVERVLERKLSSLINQDYTIAGGVDAVVNILNTVDRGTEKRIMESLEIEEPELAEEIRKKMFVFEDILLLDDRAIQRVLRDVDNSDLGVALKGANDEVQAAIFKNLSSRLAAMIKEDMEFMGPVRMKDVEEAQQKIVGIIRKLEDSAEIVISRGGGDELVV, encoded by the coding sequence ATGGCTACTGAAGATTTAAATGGAGTACAAAAAGCGGCTATACTTCTTATCGCACTTGGCCCAGAGAAGTCTGCTCAGATATTTAAACATCTCAAGGAAGAGGAAATAGAAGAATTGACTCTTGAGATTGCAAATACTCGAAGCATTTCTCCTGCCTTGAAGGAAGAAGTTATAGAAGAGTTTTATCAGGTTTGTCTTGCACAGCAATATATCGCAGAGGGTGGTATTGGCTATGCAAAGGAACTTTTGGAAAAGGCTCTTGGCGACGACAGAGCTCAGGATGTTATCACAAAGCTTACTGCATCTTTGCAGGTTCGTCCATTCGAATTCATTCGAAAGACCGAACCTTCTCAGGTGTTGAACTTCATACAGGACGAGCATCCACAGACAATTGCTATGATTCTTTCATATCTGTCTGCAGGTCAGGCATCGCTTATTATTGGTGCGTTGCCTCCCGAAAAACAGGCTGATGTTGCAAAACGTATAGCTATGATGGATAGAACAAGTCCTGAAGTTATAAAAGAGGTTGAACGAGTGCTTGAAAGAAAGCTTTCTTCACTTATCAATCAGGATTACACTATCGCCGGCGGTGTAGATGCGGTAGTAAACATTTTAAATACAGTAGACCGTGGTACAGAAAAACGTATCATGGAGTCTCTGGAAATCGAAGAGCCAGAGCTTGCTGAAGAAATCAGAAAGAAGATGTTCGTATTCGAGGATATCTTGCTTCTTGATGATAGAGCTATTCAGCGTGTTCTTAGAGATGTTGATAACTCTGATCTTGGTGTGGCTCTTAAGGGAGCAAATGATGAGGTTCAGGCAGCTATATTCAAGAACCTTTCTTCTCGTCTTGCTGCAATGATTAAGGAAGATATGGAATTCATGGGCCCTGTACGTATGAAAGATGTAGAGGAAGCACAGCAGAAGATTGTAGGTATAATCCGAAAGCTGGAGGATTCCGCAGAGATTGTAATTTCAAGAGGTGGAGGAGACGAGCTTGTTGTCTAG
- a CDS encoding FliH/SctL family protein codes for MSSNNVIYGFQVAPNLPDEEGESEQLVIDSNELAKQLILKQEREYKAKLLEEERERRLAAMREAGEEIPDGMDADEFLGLADTIMQKEEPDVSAQVEELLEDARNQAQAIIDDANAQAQEILNAAQLNADAMKNLARQDGEKEGYNEGTQRAALELQDAQQQMRAEVDRVQNEYMERELHMEREIVEMCLPVFEHVFAAELSGRKDVIYHLLDHCIMKIERTGQMQIKVSDANAEYIKSKKEEIQGKVGAEVGLDIIADPLLNDDQCIIETDGGIFDCSIDTELDNLIREIRALN; via the coding sequence TTGTCTAGTAATAATGTCATTTACGGCTTCCAGGTTGCACCAAATCTTCCAGATGAGGAAGGGGAATCTGAGCAGCTTGTAATTGACTCAAATGAATTAGCTAAGCAGCTGATTCTTAAACAGGAAAGAGAATATAAAGCGAAGCTTCTCGAAGAAGAGAGAGAGCGTCGTTTAGCAGCTATGCGTGAAGCTGGCGAAGAAATTCCTGATGGGATGGATGCAGATGAGTTCTTAGGCTTAGCCGATACTATCATGCAAAAGGAAGAACCTGATGTTTCTGCCCAAGTGGAAGAACTTTTGGAAGATGCCAGAAATCAAGCGCAGGCTATTATTGATGATGCAAATGCTCAGGCTCAGGAGATTCTTAATGCGGCACAGCTTAATGCAGATGCCATGAAGAATCTTGCCAGACAGGATGGCGAGAAAGAAGGATACAACGAAGGTACTCAAAGAGCTGCTCTTGAGTTGCAAGATGCTCAGCAACAAATGCGAGCAGAGGTTGATCGTGTTCAAAATGAATATATGGAGCGTGAGCTTCATATGGAGCGCGAAATCGTTGAAATGTGCCTTCCAGTATTCGAGCATGTATTTGCTGCAGAGTTATCAGGCCGAAAGGATGTAATATATCATCTTTTAGATCATTGTATTATGAAAATTGAACGCACTGGTCAGATGCAGATTAAAGTCAGCGATGCTAATGCGGAATATATAAAGAGCAAAAAAGAGGAGATTCAAGGAAAGGTAGGAGCTGAGGTAGGACTTGATATTATCGCAGATCCTCTTTTGAATGATGACCAGTGTATTATTGAAACTGACGGTGGAATATTTGACTGCAGTATTGATACAGAACTGGACAATCTTATTAGAGAGATTAGAGCCTTGAATTAA
- the fliI gene encoding flagellar protein export ATPase FliI — MQLVEKDYFKSLGKVVKVVGLTIESVGPEAKLRDLCEIIVEGSGERIKAEVVGFKDKRLLLMPYENVEGIGVGCMVENTGHPLEVAVGNELLGHLVDGLGVPSDVDDLTQFENMVNYPAEADPPDPMSRVIIKEPLSLGVKAVDGLITVGKGQRIGIFAGSGVGKSTLMGMFARNTKAEINVIALIGERGREVREFVENDLGPEGMARSVVVCATSDKPALIRKKAALTATAIAEYFRDQGKDVLLMMDSLTRFSMAQREIGLASGEPPVTRGYPPSVYSEMPRLLERAGNSAVGSITGLYTVLVDGDDFNEPITDTARSILDGHIMLNRKLAQKNHYPAIDVLQSISRVMSAVATPEHKAVAGKLKNVLATYQEAEDLINIGAYKNGSNKSIDYAIKKIDAVNEFLLQQTHDRFEYDDIIEQMTAIFQD; from the coding sequence ATGCAGCTTGTTGAAAAAGATTATTTTAAATCTCTTGGCAAGGTGGTTAAAGTAGTTGGACTTACAATTGAATCAGTTGGACCGGAGGCTAAGCTACGTGATTTATGTGAAATCATTGTAGAGGGCTCAGGGGAAAGAATAAAAGCAGAGGTTGTCGGTTTTAAAGATAAACGTCTGCTTTTGATGCCTTATGAGAATGTAGAGGGAATTGGTGTTGGATGTATGGTTGAAAATACTGGTCATCCACTTGAGGTTGCTGTTGGAAACGAGCTTTTAGGTCATCTGGTAGATGGACTTGGTGTTCCATCAGATGTAGATGATTTAACTCAGTTTGAGAATATGGTTAATTATCCTGCGGAAGCAGACCCACCAGATCCAATGTCTCGTGTAATCATAAAGGAGCCTTTGTCTTTGGGTGTTAAGGCTGTTGATGGCTTGATTACTGTAGGTAAGGGACAGAGAATTGGTATTTTTGCTGGCTCAGGTGTTGGTAAATCTACACTTATGGGTATGTTCGCTAGAAATACTAAGGCCGAAATAAATGTTATTGCTCTTATAGGAGAGCGTGGACGAGAGGTTAGAGAATTCGTAGAAAACGATTTGGGACCAGAAGGTATGGCTCGTTCTGTAGTAGTTTGTGCCACATCAGATAAGCCAGCCCTTATTCGTAAAAAGGCAGCGCTTACAGCTACAGCAATAGCCGAATATTTCAGAGACCAAGGGAAGGATGTCCTTCTCATGATGGATTCTCTTACACGTTTTTCTATGGCTCAGCGAGAAATAGGCTTGGCTTCCGGTGAGCCTCCTGTTACACGAGGATATCCACCATCTGTATATTCGGAGATGCCTCGTCTTTTGGAAAGAGCAGGTAATTCTGCAGTTGGTTCTATCACAGGGCTTTATACTGTTCTTGTTGATGGTGATGATTTCAACGAACCTATCACTGATACAGCTCGTTCTATTTTGGATGGACATATTATGCTTAACAGAAAGTTGGCTCAAAAGAATCATTACCCAGCTATTGATGTGCTGCAGTCTATTTCTAGAGTTATGTCTGCTGTAGCTACACCGGAGCATAAGGCTGTGGCAGGTAAGCTTAAAAATGTTCTTGCTACCTATCAGGAAGCAGAAGATTTGATAAATATTGGAGCATACAAAAATGGTTCAAACAAATCTATTGATTATGCTATTAAGAAGATTGACGCTGTTAACGAATTCTTGTTACAGCAGACACACGATAGATTTGAGTATGATGATATTATTGAGCAAATGACAGCTATATTCCAGGATTAA
- the fliJ gene encoding flagellar export protein FliJ produces the protein MAKFVYRMQNILELKQKIEEQEKANFGMATARFNEEQQKLRELMIKQAGYERQLKELSIGDIDISKIKTCKNAISSMKVALRDQMIELSKAQKAMEVARKKLNEVMMERKMHEKLREHAFEEFLDEIDYEESKITDELVSYSYFNAEKEEE, from the coding sequence ATGGCGAAGTTTGTTTACAGAATGCAAAACATTCTTGAGCTAAAACAGAAAATCGAAGAACAAGAGAAGGCTAATTTTGGAATGGCTACTGCCAGGTTCAACGAAGAGCAGCAAAAGCTGCGAGAGTTGATGATTAAGCAGGCAGGCTATGAAAGACAGTTAAAGGAGCTTTCTATTGGTGATATTGATATTAGTAAAATCAAGACCTGTAAAAATGCAATTTCTTCGATGAAGGTTGCCCTTCGTGATCAGATGATAGAACTTTCAAAAGCACAAAAGGCCATGGAAGTTGCTAGAAAAAAGCTCAATGAAGTTATGATGGAACGCAAGATGCATGAAAAGCTTAGAGAGCATGCATTTGAAGAGTTCTTGGATGAGATTGATTACGAAGAAAGCAAGATTACAGATGAGTTGGTAAGCTATTCATATTTTAATGCAGAGAAAGAGGAAGAGTAA
- a CDS encoding MotE family protein — MADVTEEVGNTTEEDPKAAKKAAKEAKKAEKQAKKDAKKNGEEGADEEESLGIGGKLIMGFVVLLIILIWLVIFAFLVKMDVGGFGSTVLFPVLKDVPYVNRILPGIEEYIPAEEDEYAAYTTVDEAVDRIKELEVEIEALKETGTQNSDYIAELEAASAELAEYKANEAAFEETKEKFYEEVVFSDNAPDINEYKTYYESIEPENAEAIYKQVVSQIQTDEEIEDYVKAYSSMKAKDAAAIFDTMTDDFDLVCEILSAMDASTRADILAAMSEENAAIITKMMEP; from the coding sequence ATGGCAGATGTAACAGAAGAAGTTGGAAACACAACTGAAGAAGATCCAAAGGCTGCAAAGAAAGCTGCAAAAGAAGCTAAAAAGGCTGAAAAGCAGGCTAAAAAAGATGCAAAGAAGAATGGTGAAGAGGGAGCTGATGAGGAGGAGAGCTTAGGTATTGGCGGCAAACTTATCATGGGCTTTGTTGTGCTGTTAATCATTCTTATTTGGCTTGTTATTTTTGCCTTTCTTGTAAAGATGGATGTTGGCGGATTCGGCTCGACAGTACTATTTCCTGTTTTAAAGGATGTACCATATGTTAATAGAATCTTACCTGGTATTGAGGAATACATCCCAGCAGAAGAAGACGAATATGCAGCATATACTACAGTTGATGAGGCGGTAGATCGAATCAAAGAGCTTGAAGTAGAAATCGAAGCTCTTAAAGAAACGGGCACTCAAAATAGTGATTATATTGCAGAGTTAGAGGCAGCTTCAGCAGAGCTTGCTGAATACAAGGCTAACGAGGCGGCGTTCGAAGAAACTAAAGAAAAATTTTATGAAGAGGTTGTTTTTTCGGATAATGCACCCGATATAAATGAATATAAGACTTACTATGAGTCTATAGAGCCAGAGAATGCTGAAGCTATCTATAAACAGGTGGTTTCTCAAATCCAGACGGATGAAGAAATCGAAGATTATGTTAAGGCATATTCAAGCATGAAAGCCAAAGATGCAGCTGCCATATTTGATACTATGACAGATGATTTTGATCTTGTATGCGAGATTCTCTCAGCTATGGACGCTAGTACGAGGGCAGATATTTTAGCTGCTATGTCCGAAGAAAATGCAGCTATTATAACCAAGATGATGGAGCCTTAG
- a CDS encoding flagellar hook-length control protein FliK, which produces MTSSNVSNLLVQVGNVNVDLVDAKSELPKSGFGFDKTLQNAIKPSDVPAPADNSNQADVSNKSFSVSKEPKVIKTEEKPDTVNEEVVEKVNEAVDKVKAVIEEELDVTEEDIENAMETLGLTVIDLLNPQDLAQLVATLTGEDDSIALVMSEEFKGILDVVNELTNQLFEETGISFIEVKDIVISYASQEMIDVDVPKEESLTQVNPEEVLEVAEELPEEPVAIQAETTIVKPEESTENTKTVSENTEPSQQITLKENVDAKQSDSEDSSFEQPNAKTQENVVLKQTTKPSEPIIRNDGMVFAEPRIEIQFSPEEQLVSLPTGQTVSSEEIVNQLVEQARILNEAESTTMEMTLNPEGLGKIFMEVTQKGDEITARIFTENDAVKQALESQMANLRVEMNQNSSTKVTSIEVSVGTHEFEKNLEEDARNEQRRDEQANQSERRSNRINLNSMDDLTGLMSEEDILIAQMMKDNGNTLDFQA; this is translated from the coding sequence ATGACAAGTAGCAATGTTTCTAACTTGCTGGTTCAAGTGGGAAATGTCAATGTGGATCTTGTGGATGCTAAATCGGAGCTTCCAAAATCTGGATTCGGATTCGACAAAACATTGCAGAATGCCATTAAGCCTAGCGATGTACCTGCACCTGCGGATAATTCTAACCAAGCAGATGTAAGCAACAAATCCTTCAGCGTATCAAAGGAACCAAAGGTTATCAAAACTGAGGAAAAGCCTGATACAGTAAATGAAGAAGTTGTTGAAAAGGTAAATGAAGCGGTAGACAAAGTTAAGGCGGTCATTGAGGAAGAGCTGGACGTTACTGAAGAAGACATTGAAAATGCAATGGAAACTTTGGGACTTACAGTTATCGATTTATTAAATCCTCAGGATTTAGCTCAGCTTGTAGCTACACTTACTGGCGAGGATGATTCTATCGCATTGGTAATGAGTGAGGAATTTAAAGGTATTCTTGATGTAGTTAATGAACTCACAAATCAGCTATTTGAAGAAACAGGTATTTCCTTTATTGAGGTAAAAGATATTGTTATTTCTTATGCTTCACAGGAAATGATTGATGTGGATGTGCCTAAGGAAGAAAGCCTTACCCAGGTTAATCCTGAAGAAGTTCTTGAGGTTGCTGAAGAACTCCCGGAGGAGCCAGTGGCTATCCAGGCTGAAACAACTATTGTTAAGCCAGAAGAAAGCACTGAAAATACTAAGACAGTATCTGAAAATACAGAACCTAGTCAGCAAATCACATTAAAAGAAAATGTTGATGCAAAGCAGTCTGATTCAGAAGATTCATCTTTTGAACAGCCTAATGCTAAAACTCAAGAAAACGTAGTTTTAAAACAGACTACAAAGCCTTCAGAACCAATTATTCGAAATGATGGAATGGTTTTTGCTGAACCAAGGATTGAAATTCAATTCTCGCCAGAAGAGCAGTTGGTTTCACTTCCTACAGGTCAAACAGTTTCATCTGAAGAAATTGTAAACCAGTTGGTTGAACAGGCTAGAATTCTTAATGAGGCGGAATCTACAACAATGGAAATGACTCTTAACCCAGAGGGATTAGGAAAAATTTTCATGGAAGTCACTCAAAAGGGTGATGAAATAACTGCAAGAATTTTCACTGAGAATGATGCAGTTAAACAAGCGCTAGAGTCGCAAATGGCAAATCTTCGTGTAGAGATGAATCAGAATAGTTCTACTAAGGTTACTTCCATTGAAGTTTCTGTAGGAACACATGAATTTGAAAAGAATCTTGAAGAAGATGCCAGAAATGAGCAAAGACGCGATGAGCAGGCAAATCAGTCGGAAAGACGAAGCAATCGAATCAATCTTAACAGCATGGATGATTTGACAGGGCTCATGTCGGAAGAAGATATTCTTATAGCTCAGATGATGAAAGATAATGGTAATACATTAGATTTCCAAGCATAA